In one Amaranthus tricolor cultivar Red isolate AtriRed21 chromosome 8, ASM2621246v1, whole genome shotgun sequence genomic region, the following are encoded:
- the LOC130821241 gene encoding uncharacterized protein LOC130821241: MLSTKLIFNVAWYPQLDDKRRVTNKTLGHILKNLVEENNKDWSENLAHSEIAHNGNPHLHSEHFSFACMYDLNPWNATTLVYLLLQDKGVWNTRKPTSIVPHTAAQVQTVAKTYSVDAANNHDVSPYHTNLELRKILFQEGGIEPYQLGSNGDSSKDSRSNPRRMEFNNNKSNKHHHVNFYGVCIASDFMHIRPLSTHDKEIKINQNNKEDHELIMGKKGQEFEASNEYRRPAATQDQRHQHPLTNSIDQANLAGLPRRTLSPFDDVKDIIGISTLEPSHHGPKVLRMIIGSMWKSEAKVTQSTCNSF; this comes from the coding sequence ATGTTGAGCACAAAATTAATATTCAATGTTGCATGGTACCCTCAACTGGATGATAAAAGGAGAGTGACCAATAAGACCTTGGGGCATATCTTAAAGAACTTAGTTGAGGAGAACAACAAGGATTGGAGTGAAAATTTAGCCCACTCTGAAATTGCACATAATGGAAATCCTCATCTCCATTCTGAACATTTCTCATTTGCATGCATGTATGACCTTAATCCTTGGAATGCTACTACCTTAGTCTATTTACTTTTACAGGACAAAGGTGTATGGAACACCAGGAAGCCAACAAGCATAGTTCCACACACCGCTGCTCAGGTGCAAACAGTAGCAAAGACCTACTCTGTTGATGCAGCCAACAACCATGATGTTTCACCCTACCACACGAACTTAGAATTGAGGAAAATTCTTTTTCAAGAAGGGGGGATTGAACCATATCAGCTAGGCTCAAATGGAGATAGCAGCAAAGACTCAAGAAGCAACCCAAGAAGAATGGAattcaacaacaacaagagcaaCAAACACCACCATGTTAATTTTTATGGAGTTTGTATAGCTTCTGATTTTATGCACATTAGGCCATTATCTACACATGACAAGGAGATcaagataaatcaaaataataaggaAGATCATGAACTAATTATGGGAAAAAAAGGCCAAGAGTTTGAAGCATCAAATGAATACAGAAGACCTGCAGCAACCCAAGATCAGAGACATCAGCATCCTCTGACCAATTCCATTGACCAGGCCAACTTGGCGGGCCTACCCAGACGAACCCTAAGCCCATTTGATGACGTGAAGGACATAATTGGAATCTCCACACTGGAACCTAGCCACCATGGTCCAAAGGTCCTACGCATGATCATTGGAAGCATGTGGAAAAGTGAGGCAAAGGTCACACAGTCAACATGCAACAGCTTCTGA